From Oreochromis niloticus isolate F11D_XX linkage group LG14, O_niloticus_UMD_NMBU, whole genome shotgun sequence, one genomic window encodes:
- the LOC100693380 gene encoding LOW QUALITY PROTEIN: odorant receptor 131-2-like (The sequence of the model RefSeq protein was modified relative to this genomic sequence to represent the inferred CDS: deleted 2 bases in 1 codon) produces MYSFVTPVTLTAMTLERYVAICMPLRHGQLCSTRSTMYCILIIHGVSFGPCIIILSMFFASASLNFYKQSMICSVEAFTLYRWQDHVRSAVFQFYFLIMGITIAYSYVQIMKVAKAASGEKKKLTHKGLKTVILHAFQLLLCLIQLWCPFIETAVLQIDLRLFVNVRYSNYIMFNIAPRCLSPLIYGLRDENFFLVLKSYAYFILFKINII; encoded by the exons ATGTATAGTTTTGTCACACCGGTTACTCTGACAGCAATGACTCTGGAGCGCTATGTGGCCATTTGTATGCCCCTGCGTCATGGACAGCTGTGCTCCACACGCAGCACTATGTACTGTATCCTGATCATTCATGGTGTCAGCTTTGGTCCTTGTATAATTATTCTGTCCATGTTCTTTGCTTCTGCCTCACTTAACTTCTACAAGCAATCCATGATATGTAGTGTAGAGGCATTTACTCTTTACAGATGGCAGGATCATGTTCGATCAGCTGtgtttcaattttatttcttgaTTATGGGCATCACTATTGCATACTCATATGTTCAAATAATGAAAGTGGCCAAAGCTGCAtcaggagagaaaaagaagttgACACATAAGGGGCTTAAAACAGTGATCCTTCATGCTTTCCAGTTGTTGCTCTGTCTCATTCAGCTGTGGTGCCCATTCATTGAAACTGCAGTGCTTCAGATTGATTTGAGGTTATTTGTAAATGTCAGATATTCTAACTACATTATGTTCAATATTGCTCCAAGGTGCCTGAGTCCTCTGATCTATGGCCTCAGGGATGAAAATTTTTTTCTTGTACTA AAGTCTTATGCCTACTTCATCCTGTtcaaaataaacataatttgA
- the LOC100693644 gene encoding odorant receptor 131-2-like produces the protein MGAPSTGGEVVTSFQEVSALQESSLQVAESLRPNDRMIIVQILVIIFLCINMLLILTFIKKESFHTSARYILFSVTLLSDSLLLFVSDILVILTYFQFTIPVWLCIILTIFVVMYTFVTPVTLTAMTLERYVAICMPLRHGQLCSTRSTMYCILIIHVLSSAPCIIILSMFFAFASLKFYKQSMICSVEAFTLYRWQDHVRSAVFQFYFLIMGITIAYSYVQIMKVAKAASGDKKKLTHKGLKTVILHAFQLLLCLIQLWCPFIETAVLQIDFRLFINVRYSNYIMFSIAPRCLSPLIYGLRDENFFLVLKSLMPTSSCSK, from the exons ATGGGGGCCCCTTCAACTGgcggggaggttgtcacatcctTCCAGGAGGTCTCTGCTCTCCAGGAGTCAAGCCTGCAGGTGGCGGAGAG TCTG CGACCTAATGACCGGATGATTATTGTGCAGATTCTGGTAAtaatttttctttgtattaacATGTTGCTCATCCTGACTTTTATAAAAAAAGAATCATTTCACACATCTGCACGCTACATCTTATTTTCTGTAACATTACTGTCGGACAGCCTTTTGTTATTCGTGAGTGATATCCTGGTAATCTTAACCTATTTTCAATTTACAATACCAGTGTGGTTGTGTATAATCCTCACTATTTTTGTGGTTATGTATACTTTTGTCACACCAGTTACTCTGACAGCAATGACTCTGGAGCGCTATGTGGCCATTTGTATGCCCCTGCGTCATGGACAGCTGTGCTCCACACGCAGCACTATGTACTGTATCCTGATCATTCATGTTCTCAGCTCTGCCCCTTGTATAATTATTCTGTCCATGTTCTTTGCTTTTGCCTCACTTAAGTTCTACAAGCAATCCATGATATGTAGTGTAGAGGCATTTACTCTTTACAGATGGCAGGATCATGTTCGATCAGCTGtgtttcaattttatttcttgaTTATGGGCATCACTATTGCTTACTCATATGTTCAAATAATGAAAGTGGCCAAAGCTGCATCAGGAGATAAAAAGAAGTTGACACATAAGGGGCTTAAAACAGTGATCCTTCATGCTTTCCAGTTGTTGCTCTGTCTCATTCAGCTGTGGTGCCCATTCATTGAAACCGCAGTGCTTCAGATTGATTTCAGGTTGTTTATAAATGTCAGATATTCTAACTACATTATGTTTAGTATTGCTCCAAGGTGCCTGAGTCCTCTGATCTATGGCCTCAGGGATGAAAATTTTTTTCTTGTACTGAAAAGTCTTATGCCTACTTCATCCTGTtcaaaataa